The Podospora pseudocomata strain CBS 415.72m chromosome 1 map unlocalized CBS415.72m_1, whole genome shotgun sequence genome has a segment encoding these proteins:
- a CDS encoding uncharacterized protein (EggNog:ENOG503P4CW; COG:S) — protein MSGYRVERATTGRAGCKDPVCKKENIKIEKGQLRFGVWVTIMEHGSWAWRHWGCVSGETISNLQEYLSKDKNGEYNWDMLDGWEELEEYPDLRQKVQRVLNQGHIDAEDFNGDPEFNVPGQKGIRPRQPRKKKNAEEEEGNGAEAAETPAKKRAAKRGRKKADEDEAEAEAETEAPVAKKAKRGGKKAAAAAVEDEDQVLADAEPAEEQEKPKKKAARGKKAVAAVKEEDEEEAAQPKRRGAARGKKAAPVYKEEEEEEEEEQDEDEIVEKPKRVAPAKRGAKGKQAKEPEPQAEPESEATPEEDEEEVVEKPKRAAPAKRGARGKKAKDAEPEPEVEADAEVDAAPEEAEEEAEVEEKVAPKKRGGRKPKAKAADADGEAAPAPKKRGRKAAA, from the exons ATGTCTGGTTATCGTGTTG AGAGAGCCACTACCGGCCGTGCCGGGTGCAAAGACCCCGTCTGCAAGAAGGAAAACATCAAGATTGAAAAGGGTCAGCTCCGGTTTGGAGTCTGGGTGACCATCATGGAGCATGGGAGCTGGGCCTGGCGTCATTG GGGCTGCGTCTCTGGTGAGACCATCTCCAACTTGCAGGAGTATCTcagcaaggacaagaacGGTGAATACAACTGGGATATGCTTGATGGctgggaggagttgga GGAGTACCCTGATTTGAGGCAGAAGGTCCAGAGGGTTCTTAACCAGGGACATATCGATGCTGAGGATTTCAATGGCGACCCCGAATTCAACGTTCCTGGACAGAAGGGAATTCGCCCGCGTCAGCcccggaagaagaagaacgctgaggaagag GAGGGCAATGGAGCTGAGGCTGCAGAGACTCCTGCCAAGAAGCGTGCTGCTAAGCGTGGCCGCAAGAAGGCTGATGAAGACGAAGCTGAGGCTGAAGCCGAGACCGAGGCTCCTGTTGCGAAGAAGGCTAAACGTGGTGGCAAGaaggcggctgctgctgctgttgaggacgaggatCAAGTTTTGGCTGATGCTGAGCCGGCTGAGGAGCAAGAGaaacccaagaagaaggctgctcGTGGCAAgaaggctgttgctgctgttaaggaagaggacgaagaggaagctgCGCAGCCCAAGAGAAGAGGTGCTGCTCGTGGCAAGAAGGCGGCGCCTGTTtacaaggaggaggaggaggaggaagaggaggagcaagacgaggatgaaaTTGTTGAGAAGCCCAAGCGTGTTGCCCCTGCCAAACGTGGAGCTAAGGGGAAACAGGCGAAGGAGCCTGAGCCGCAAGCTGAGCCAGAGTCCGAGGCGACacccgaggaggacgaggaggaggttgtcgagaaGCCGAAGCGTGCTGCTCCTGCCAAGCGTGGAGCTCGGGGCAAGAAGGCGAAGGATGCCGAGCCTGAGCCTGAGGTTGAGGCCGATGCGGAGGTTGATGCTGCGccggaggaggccgaggaggaggccgaggttgaggagaagGTCGCTCCCAAGAAGCGAGGAGGCCGGaagcccaaggccaaggctgccgatgccgatggtGAAGCTGCTCCTGCCCCAAAGAAGCGTGGTAGAAAGGC GGCTGCCTAG
- a CDS encoding uncharacterized protein (EggNog:ENOG503P0KH; COG:S) — MSSRSRVEFDEREYVRDAPPPRRAPVREYDDYRDPARVPAFMLREERPNQAGQLVLRAREVETMERQRPRSPSPEIRMRERIVQRARSVSPGPRRVEEDIRIRQVERTREPSRAPSERIRYVERPRSPSPSIHERIRITDRREERRSPSPAPPPPPPQPQVIKGPTIEREVITHYRDIDHGMVVARPPSPPQRHEHRDTEIDIYTNRKGTTEVDIHKHTHSHSRGRSVERPSRPVVHAYEDDLVVSTNKHLHVDIERRRSISRGRRAHSAAPPVIDYDDEAYEIKSRIDARGKMGEAWNGITKDWTIVDVPPGTERVRMDGAGGASAEVTWQKYSGVRRAKFIPDRDEKSVVSETSTTISDARDRNRDRDIERERRLSVQIIDKDRRDRDDYEKITDRRLTISKSRTNSPAPPPPQQRRSETWTEITKDLVCREAIQEMGYEYEETEYFYYIIDFLAHEEVVRLVNLSDRIRQSRKDRAREIQYEREWRDEWEHRHHHHSHSHSSSRHRLDDERVVEREIIYDSHRHPGGRQYRY; from the exons ATGTCCAGCAGAAGCCGTGTCGAGTTCGACGAGCGCGAATACGTTCGGGacgcacctcctcctcgtcgtgCCCCCGTCCGTGAATATGACGACTACCGTGACCCCGCAAGGGTCCCCGCTTTCATgttgcgggaggagaggccaAATCAAGCCGGCCAGTTGGTGCTCAGGGCAAGAGAGGTCGAGACCATGGAGCGCCAGAGGCCGAGATCTCCCAGCCCGGAGATTCGGATGAGGGAGCGCATTGTTCAGCGGGCCAGAAGCGTCAGCCCAGGCCCAAGGCGAGTAGAGGAGGATATCCGGATCCGCCAGGTCGAAAGGACACGCGAGCCCAGCCGGGCCCCTTCGGAGAGAATTCGCTATGTTGAGAGGCCCCGTTCCCCATCGCCTTCGATCCACGAGCGCATCCGCATCACAGATCGGAGAGAAGAGCGCCGGAGCCCAAGCCCggctcctccgccgccgccgccgcagccccAGGTCATCAAGGGCCCAACTATCGAGAGAGAGGTTATCACACATTACCGCGATATTGACCATG GCATGGTTGTAGCCCGTCCGCCGTCGCCTCCTCAGCGTCACGAGCACCGTGATACTGAGATAGACATTTATACTAATCGCAAGGGTACCACCGAGGTGGACATTCACAAGCACACCCACTCGCACAGCCGCGGCCGGTCTGTAGAGCGGCCCTCCCGTCCCGTTGTCCACGCCTACGAGGACGACCTGGTGGTCTCCACGAACAAGCACCTCCATGTGGACATTGAGCGTCGCCGGAGCATCTCCCGTGGCCGTCGCGCTCACTCGGCCGCACCCCCTGTTATCGACTACGACGATGAAGCTTACGAGATCAAGTCCCGGATCGATGCGCGCGGCAAGATGGGCGAGGCCTGGAacggcatcaccaaggaTTGGACCATCGTCGATGTGCCTCCCGGAACCGAGCGTGTGCGCATGGATGGTGCCGGTGGCGCCTCTGCTGAGGTGACATGGCAAAAGTACAGCGGTGTTCGCCGGGCCAAGTTCATCCCTGACCGTGACGAGAAGAGTGTTGTTTCCGAGACCTCCACCACTATCTCGGACGCCCGTGACCGCAACCGTGACCGTGACATTGAGCGGGAGAGGCGGTTGAGTGTGCAGATCATTGACAAGGACCGCCGGGATCGTGACGATTATGAGAAGATTACCGATCGCCGTCTCACCATTTCCAAGTCGAGGACGAACTCTCCtgcgccgcctcccccccagcagcGTCGCAGTGAGACCTGGACTGAGATTACCAAGGACTTGGTCTGCCGTGAGGCTATTCAGGAGATGGGCTATGAGTATGAGGAGACCGAGTACTTTTACTACATTATCGACTTTTTGGCTCAC gaggaggttgtccgTCTTGTGAACCTCTCAGACCGCATCCGCCAATCCCGCAAGGACCGCGCCAGAGAGATCCAGTACGAGCGCGAATGGCGCGATGAGTGGGagcaccgtcaccaccaccacagccacagccacagcagcagcagacacCGTCTGGATGACGAGCGCGTGGTCGAGCGTGAGATCATCTACGACAGCCACCGTCACCCAGGCGGTCGCCAATATCGTTACTAA